GGTGAAATCGCCTCACAGTGTCCTCATCAAAAACTTCCGTCGTTACTCATTCGAGGAGTTTATTTGTTTCACCCGTGTACCAGAAACTTCTTTTCCGGCGCCATTAAAAGTTTTGATTCATTTAGAAGTGTTACGCTTTACAATCCCTCGATTTGAGTTGTCTTCGTCCAATTAAAGGGTTGTTGTACTTTGTTAAGATTTTACATAAAGTGgtgaattgttataaataattattttaaaactgttattttttgatAGTGCATGGTTCTTTGGCAAAAAATAGGCTGGTCGTTAAAAAATAACTCGAATAATTCGTTATTTTTACTGATAGTCgctgttattaatattactattCAGGTAAGAGCATTAAATACGCATAAgccgttgcatcttttaagtGTGAATCTCCCTATCAAAGGTTACTGTGAagaagaacattattttgaaaaacatttaattatgcATGTTAACGCATAACTATCCTCAATATtgaatatctttaaaattttctttgttgtgtagtttatacataatattggTACTCAAAAGATAGCAAAGACACCAATATACCACGATAGCTTGACAATATCTTTAGATTTATAACCGAAGATAACATCTATAATGAGTCTTAAATGACaattaatgataaattataaGTACCACTAATGACACTTAATGCATACCTTATTTAAAACGCATTAGTTTGTTTAAGTCGCTTAAATTCAAAATGTGATTTCTTTTAAAGGATTATTCATAAATTGACAACTGCATTCGTAGCTATGTAGAGCAAAGATCATTCTAACAAGCTTAAGATCAACGATCAATAAACAATATGATGATCACCTTTCGTATTTCTTTCCATAGTCCACTAAAAATCAAGAAATCAAAATCGTTATTCAAGTTAGGCCACCAAATAACACTTTAACGacacaaaaatatacctacatacaacACCCTGTATCGCTCACCTAGTACCGCTTGTTAAGACTATAGCTGAGGCAAAAAGGCGCAGAAAACTCCAAGGCATAGTACATAGTCACTTACATATTGAATTGCACAAATTGATCCATGTATCTTTTCTAAGTATTTGCTTCTACGATTCGGACGGTATCATTTTAATCTAAAAGGAAGCTTGACCTCTTAAAGACTGTTAAAATTGCAGAAGTGAAAAAACGCGCTACTAAGTGTAGcatgttgtctcgcttccacagctttactttaagaggtgatggAACACGGCCTCCTTGAAACGGTTCATCAAATtggttaaaatgatatttttacatacacGTCTTAACATAGGCAAATAAGAATCTTGGTGAAAATTATTCtgcttatattaaattttgttattaaatctaCTTACATATAAACGTAAAGGAAACATCTTAATTAAAAGCcgtttatcaaaacaattaaatgcaaataagaGTGTCGAGGGCCAAATTAAGGagctgtttaatttaaataagcaaaATGGAGGAGCTTCAGTCACGCCCACATGTGGGGGTCGTAATGACGTATTTTGAGCCTCCCGAATACTGCTGCCACCCCATAATAAAGGTTAGATGTCTTTTATTGGAGATCGCAGTTGTAACTTAGTGGTATTACCATTTAACTACCAAGTCTAAAGTTGTAGGTTCAATTATTAAgcaattatcacttgctaaaatcGGCAAGGTAAACACCATCAAATGATGTAACGGAatgacccaaccggagtccttaatcatgagcagacgcggcgggatcgcgagtcgaactgaggactccggttgggtccgaaactagtcgggctaccccgataaatacgcgtgagtaaaccgttacatcatttaataatgaatcattctcacgacatcgacagttactatcaaaataaggTAAACACCGTTTTCCAAAGGTGGCTTTTAATCTAACTACAATGGATGCCTGCAGACAGTTTAAAAACGCTGACACCAAGATGGACCTTAGCAAAAGATAGGAGGCAAGAAATTGACATTTCGACAAAACCCAGACATTGATACAATTGAATGACTTTTACTAGGaaagaaatagtttaaaaacttaGTCTTCTTAGGCAAATTTTGAACTGCTGATAACAAATTTGCACGGTTAATTCAATATTCTTACAAGAAGTATAGATTTGcgcaataaattacttaaaaatcttttcttctttttcttcccTCAATGGTTCTTATCGCTCAATGATTCTATTGAAATGGATCTAGACATAGCAACAGCTATTCCGAGTATTACACATGAAGATGTTTTTACTGCATGGATGTAGACGTCTCAAATAAAGCTACAAATACTTGTTCTCCAGTGACTCCGTGATATTATCTGAATATAACGGTAAGTCGTATACTGTCTACAAGTCAAAAGTAACAATGACTTACAAAAACAACCTTAAGGGCGTTGGAATAAGGATAATCTTATTGTAAAAGTGTTGCCAAAAACAAGTAGACGAATGTACCGTGGACGACAAAGGTTTGATGCCATGTTGGAACCTTGGTTCAAACGTTGGTGAGACATACGTTTTTGAAAAAGAGGTTTGCAAGACATGAAGAAGGCAGTAGCCCAGCTGCaggatatgaaataaaaatgtatgtaaaacacTTTGGATTTCTACCTGTTACAGTTATCGAGTGAAACAGAGGTGGGAATAGCAAAGCGACGAAAATTAAAACACGcagttagatttttttataacagttaCAGAAAATCCTCGAGCTTATTCATTGCTAAATTTCATTGGAGAGAGGTTACTAAGACGTATCTGAAACTAATACTAAGATGTTGCATATTTACAGTGACACGACATCAGAGTACTTCATATTGGCGCCAACATTTGGCATTGGTGTGCCGGTGTCTTAGGCACGTGCCACCATAGCCCTGAGGTAATAGGTTGATATTATCAAATGTAACAGGATTACCAGGCGTCTCGGTTATTGGCGCGTTTCGCGAAATTTTATGCTAATAACACAGCCTTATCAGGTAGCATCTTTGAGGTAGCTTAAGTTGCTCTCGTATCCAGGCTCTACTTTTAGTCtggatatacatatttttaacatttaacattaacatttaattatccttaagtaaacattttgatcaagaaaaaaaattgcaattgaTTATATAACTAAAGATAATTTCGCTCGgttttttctcaataaaaaagctatttacTAGAGCATTTATAATAGGCACGCGTATTTTACATGCCACCCTGATTTTTTCGTAACTTTTAGCTGTCACGCGCCGTAGGTAAAGGCGAGTGCAGGGGAATGACTGAAGGCTGTGCAAAACACAATGTCTTACAACAAAGATAACAGAATAAACAcatcattacaaaaacaatattaagacTTTAAACTCTTCAAATACTTTACAACCAGGCAACGGCGTGCGAAACCATAAAGTTGATACAATTATCTAACTGTAAATTTATGGACGGcactataaacaaattatttaaatgaacaaTATAGATAAAGGCTAGATTATAAATAGTTGTGAACACTCGACTTGACAGTGTAACAATGGGGCTAGGATTGATTGTggtgtgtgtgttgtgcgtcACTGCGTTGTGCAGCGATGGGAAGAAGACGTACAGCATTTATGAAACTGTAAGTAcgacatacttatttatttaaatgtagaacgtattaattgaattctaaataaacatacaaaaaaaacacatacatatatttaaaaaattgttttaaccggcaacgggaacagggcccaaccTCCTCACGATACGAGCCGTGTCCAAAAGTATCAAACCATTTCTGAATCAAACCATTTATCCAGACGCCCAACGATGGCCTCCATAGATGGtggtcgaggctcttggctatttattttattgttattggatAAGAGTTACAactgcatattattatgttgatcgatcacaggttaggcTACACTTGATAGGGTCAGTCCGTGTTTTGCACCATCTCAGTCATAACGAGTTGTTCCTTATTTCCGAAGGCACGTTATTTTGTAAGTCCTGGCTGTTATGTATACATCTCTTACCAGTCTCACTATGGGATATCGTGTTGGACAGTTTATTGGGTTGAAAGTACAGATAGGTAATCGCTCCTTTTAAAAACTGGTGCTTAAGGGCACCCGAAAAGACTGGAAGCCAACAGCAACATACTACATAGGTAGACATTTTGTCAGGGACTTTCTACAAACTTTCTTTTTGGAATATCGTAATGAAAATTCCTTGgaagaaataaaatttcttagaaTATGGAAAATAATCCCTGTGTAAGCAATGCTGGCCGTTTTATAATCATCTCGTATTTAAACGATTAGTTCGAAATCCATAACTCTCTTTCGGCagtccattaaataaatataaacataagatttaaatgtcaatttcaAAGGAAATTACGTTCTAGTTTCGTGATTTAGTTAAGTAGAAATCCGGTCAAATTGGCAATACTCTAAATGTCGGAGCAAAAACATACGAAACTACAATTTAAAGGGCATTTGCAAATTCATCACGTGGCCTTCTATGGGACACTATTTATATGGTTCAGTTTATTAGGATTTATGATTGTTTGAGAACTTTACCTACATTAATGGCAATAGATTACACCGAACgctatttactttaatatttatagaaatgaaACTAGCAAAATAAAGTGGAACATGGTGATTTTTACTTTCAATGTAAGTTAAGGgaaataacttaaaatgtaCTCAAATAAGATACCTTATTAAGCACAAAAAGGCTGTTTTAGAATTTCAGACTCACCTTACCAGAATCTAACTTCCAATCCTAAAATATAACGTATCTTTTCCAGGCTCAAAAAATAGAAGCCGATGGCTACCATTCAGAAACGCACCATGTCACAACATCCGATGGGTATATACTGGAGATGCACAGGATCCCATACAAGAACTCCGCAGCGGAGGTGTCACAGGACAGGCCTGTCGTGTTCCTCATGCATGGGCTCATGTCTGCCTCCGTGTCCTTCGTAGGCCTAGGACCCGAAAACAGTTTCGGTAAGATCTGTTTTGAcctatttttcatatttcttgtttttgcCATTTTGAGCTGAAGTAGCAGGGAATATTTTGGTTCGATACctgttttttctttgtgttcTATAGGCACCATCGTGCAACATATATCTATTACCTTCCTATAATTAGTATTCGGGATACTTActaaagaattataatattgagtattgagcatATAAGCTTAATACTTTTAGCGATGCCTCTTTTTCAAAGCTAACAACTATGGTCTACGAATTTTCCAACAAAATTTCAGACCATATTACGAAATGAGCAACCATATTCTTCATACTTTTTACTTCTCCAGAATAATCCAAAGCATGTATAATCGTACAGCTCTCACGTATTATTACAGCCTACCATCTAGTAGACGCCGGCTTCGACGTTTGGATGGGAAATGCCCGAGGAAACAAGAACTCCCGTCACCACGTCACCTTGGACCCTGATGATGTACTCCAGCAGTACGCGTTCTTCGACTTCAGCTTCGAAGAGATCGGTATACGCGACTTGCCAGCCATGATAGATTATGCTCTGGAGTACACTAAGAAAGATCAGCTGCATTATATTGGGCATTCTCAGGTAgggtttgaatattttttgcctGAACATGTTTTGTACTTTCGATAAATTCTTACTGTATTCTTTATGCCATGAAATCCTTGTACGTTAGTGGAAAAAACCTCgtctggtttattttttaagttttagctATAGTTGTTGTCTATAGTCaattaacaaaatgattttaagaaAATCATAGAATTTAGACTAGACGACAATTTGCTATCTGATTCTACAAACCTTGAGTGTTGAcctataaaactattttcaattcGATTTacataagaaaacaatttaattttatcgtgAAAAAATAACCTAAGACTATTCTACAAGGTCTTTTTTAAACTAGTTTACctttatttgataacaaaatgtatttttatttcaatttaaataacctAATTTCTTTGTTGTATTGATCAGGAAAATTAAgcattttatgaagttttttttaatattttcttattttaattgagCTCTCATTTAATTTCCAGGGTGGCACAGTATACCTTGTACTAAGTTCGATGTTGCCCGAGTACAATAAGAAGATCAAGTCCACTCATCTGCTGGCAGGAGTTGGATACATGGAGTACTTCCCCCACCAGGAACTGTCGCAAATAGCAGCATTGACAGACATGATTTACGTAAGTCAAGTTTCCAAATTTTTCGGGTTGAGAAATTCTAAACTTGCTAAACAAGAGGACTTCTTGGCTTTAATTAGCAGCTGTATTGAcgaatattgaaacaaaattcaatCAATATACACCCTAAAATGTAATCTCTGTAATTTGTAAAGTTATTGTAAGAAAGTATTTTCATAGCGTTTTAATATTCgacctattttaattaaattcaaatatgtcTCTCCACTTAATGTAGTTCCACTTTTTTAACATAGCTTAACTTTAATCTCATCATTAAAAGATACCTGGACTATACATTAATTCAATTCCATTCTTAATTATATCGGTCAAATTTTAATAAGCGTTGACGTTAAAAACGTTTCACCAGAAAACCGACAAACCACATCCTACACGAGCCTTAACACTAATGAGAATAAGCATTATCATTTTCCTGATTCAGAAATATCCGCAGTATAATAAGTAATGTCATGGTGCGATGCATTACTAAGCGAAAGAGGGTTATTTTGATAAGCGATTATACTTGGGTCTGTTCCTATTGATGCTAACTTGCAGAGGCAATCCGTCTTTGAAGCaacttttctaaaatttaactaattacaaattgtctaataatattgtaacttaAGATTAAGAATGACTGTCCCTGTTCAgccttttcaaattaattatttagtctCTTTACATCTATCTTTTCTTTAACGGATATCTTAGTTTTGTTCCTAGGAGACGAGCTCTCATCTTTCCACCTTCAAATTGTCAGCCCTTTTCTTGTCCACTGACCAAGAGAGGTTCATTAGGTTATGTTTTCTGCATAATTCATCAATTAGTAATCATATTCTCTATCCTTTCAGGGCATAGCTTTACAAAACGGAGTGGTGGAGCTGTACCCGCCTAACTCCACAGAAATGTTTCCAGCTGATCTGCTCCCAGGCCGTACAAGCTACAGGGTAGCGGATTACTGCGCTGGGGACGTCGCACTGAGGCATTATTGTGAGCTTTTCGGTGTCAGACATTTATTGGTAAGTCTACTACGGCAACATTTACCtagaatttttgtaattatgGAGTAGATTGAAGAATATCAGAAGTTTGAGAAATTCAATGCTAAGGAAACTTTTACATCTTTTTGAGTATCTTATAATCATAGCTTTTTTAGAATGATTGCTGCCTGTGTGCGTTCGTGTGTAATTAATTCAAGAAAGTCTTATGCAATTGAATTACGTGTTCCTCGGCTGTATTAGGGAAGATTTACTTCAGTTAGTGTTTCATGACAATCAGTAAAAGAAATAATACCCAAAGTCACGGGAACAAACTGCAACTATCTCATAACAGATTTTATGAGATATTACGCTCGCTGATATCACacttatcaaattataaaatactagcttttcgcccgcggcttcgcccgcgtcggtGTCGGTTATATCACgcttccaagagaactcttcaaaagtccgggataaaaactatcctatgttctttctcaaggtcaactctatgtctgtaccaaatttcattaaaatcagttcagtggtttagacgtgaaagcgtaacagacagacagatagagttactttcacatttataatattagtagggatttaggATTTTATCACTATTTAAAGGCACTGACACTACATTATATAgcgtttgataaaatattaaaataaattttactggtgctataaatataataaatactatcAGTTGTTAAGTCATTGCATTGTAAGGAAGTCATTGCTACGTAGgaatatcaaattttatctttatgatGTAATATACTGATCCGTTCCTATTAGAAGTACTTTTTAGATAAGTAAATCCAATCCTGatcatattataaaatgtattttttcagtgaattaaacaaatatatatcaAAACGCTAAGGTTTGCTGAGATACTGCCTGGTGACAGGCGGACATATAATGGTGATTCAGTATCAAGGttcagtttttaccctttttaatCCTGACTAAAAAGCAGATGAGAGCAAGTAGGTTTCATTGTAGATATACTCGTAgatcaactaaaacaaattcCATAATGATCGTAATGAGGATTTAATTTGTAGCAAGTATTGAACAATATATTCCATTTACAACGGTAAAAGTACTATTcagttaacaaaattattaaaacattacgaTTGAATAAACGCCACATTCATTATTACGTAGGtacattaatatacaaaatacataaacctAAATTTAATCATTCATCTGTAGAGTTCCATCGAATATTAATCAACACgtgaattatttatgttttcactTTTGTGCACGATTacacatgttttgtttttattggtacAACTGTTATCACAATTAACCAATCAACGGTTTACATTTTATTGGGAACGATTTTATTATGAcgagtattgtttttttaaaccggTGGAATTTTCAGAACCAACTGTAATTGCAGTTTAAccataatttacattattgtaaTAGTAACTCTGTCcaatgaattataatattatgaataaagcttttaaatatatacatagGTAAAAATATCACGACTTTGTTTCAGAAAAATGTAGAAGAGCCCACCATTTACGATCAGCCGGGTGCAGCTCTCAAGCAAATCGCTCACTACGGCCAGAACATCAGAGACAAAATATTCCGCCGCTTCCATTACGGTTCTCTTGACAACCTCGAAATTTACGGCACCAACACCCCACCGCCCTACGACTTAGGTCTCATCACAACTCACGTGACCATGCACTATTCCTTAGCAGACGAGTTATTGGATGAAAGAGATGTCCTAGCCATGGTAGCTGATATGCCAAACGCAATCGCTCGGAAGGTAGCGAGAGATTCATTCGAACATGGAGATTATGTAATCGCCTTAGATGCTAAGGAGCTCGTGACAGATTACATTATTGCTGCCATTAATAATGACGGGTGAGTGTTGGATCAGAACACTGCATCAATCGTAGCTTGTAATCACCGAAGTCGTGACACAGCAACTATTTATTATTGAGATTTTTGTTGATCAGAGAATGGAGTAtgagtattaattttaaatccatTATTTGAGACATTATTTTGGATATTTCAGTGTACCACCTCAAACAGAAGCAACACCTGCACTTACACCTGCACCAACACCTGCACCAACACCTGCACCCACAGCTGCACCCATAACTGCAACATCACCTCCACCGACAACAACAACGCCATCAGTAGCCGTTGTTGTTGATGAAACAACGTCTGAAGACAATGTTCTGCCGACGGAATCTAATGAAGTAGCGCCAACATTACCTGATGATATCACGACACCAGCAACTGGTTCCGCACATACATTTAACGTGATAACTTACACATATCTACTTCTAATCAGTTTATATGTTATACTGAAGTAAAAGTCAGTagaacattttgtaaatattaatatttttaccagAAGGCTCGCCAattctttgtattaaatatatttttttttatctttttaaattgcGTTTTAGTCAAGTTtgagaaacatttttaaagatgaCTGGAAATATTAGTACAAGTCAGAATTCACCCTCTTGAACTAAAAATGAGTTACATATAAGGCACTGGAGATATTTTTCTAAAGGTAAACCAACATGAAACACGTTACgtagaatattttctttccaCGACACAAAATTTACCATCGTCTTTGCGATATTTACCATATATTAGATTTGCGATAAAAGATATCGGGGCGGGGTAAATGGTGAAAGGAAATTAGTCTCCGCTGGTGTTGATAAGGGGTAAGTTAGGGGAAGTAACTGGAGCATGCTTATCGAAGTCTAGAAGCGAATACCATAGGGTGTATGCCATCAATTTGTTCCGGGAGCGACCAAAATTGATGCTTAAATATGAATTTGACGCTGATGAGCTCAAAATTTTGCTTGATGAACAATGTTTCTCGAAGTAATAGCTTTTGATAAAGTTAAAGGAAAGATACCGTATGTAGGATTTTTgtgatttaatgaaaatatctcGTTGAAGTCTTGATGTGAGAATACCACTCAGAAAAGTATCGCTCAAGTTGCGGCGactcatatttaaatattaaaaatatgtctaagGAATCTACTATCATTCTAACActgattattatttactactaaattttacattaaggctgatgttcttttttaaatgaatgtatgtcaaaaagttttataccaaaaaaaacaaaacacaggtCAGTGTAGAGCACAACACACAtctgtaaaaacaaattattcaacGTAAAAATTGTGACAAATGCCATTGTGTGGTCCCTACTCATTAATTCAGCCTGACAAGCGGGGTCCGTCAAACAGACCTCAGTGATTTATTCGTGTCCTCTTTGACACCTAACACTGACCGTAAAATCGTAAAACCGTAAAATACCGGTCTTCAATACGCCGTCTGTCATTAGCCAATATGAAAGGGTTGGACATTTTTGGTAAATGAAATGGTATTTCATTTCAGTGTGTAACGTCATAACTTTTGTGAATATCTCtattaattgtgtttttattgttcaattgCGTTCACAGTACGAAATTTGTGTTTGACATAAATGTGCTACAACAATGTACTTGAATGggaaattgcaatttaaatttgtattttaatttttatcaacaAATCTCTTATTATCAATCTTTGAAATTTAATACGCTTTCCACAAATACCACCAATTTCATAATCCAATAACTGGAATCAAATATTAGAAAATCACAGACGTACAACTCGAAATGTAACAGGAATAAATATCTTGAGTCAAGTCAAATATATCCTGGATATTCCAATAATCGTGTGTAAAAGCAGTCATCTGTACTCACAGCGTATCAAACTCAAGCCAGTGAGTGTCGTgctattaattaatcaaatcaaCAGAGTAACAGCCGTAAATACGTTATGGTATTCAGTAACCGTGTCTTAAGCTTCAACAAGGAGGTTATATGCGAAGATGTATGATTGAAATGCAAGGTGAAAGTTACGTaggaaaaacaattgaaatctaAAATCGTGCCCGcttcaattgattttattttatctgagtAGAATTCGTCTAGTTGTTGCCA
This sequence is a window from Trichoplusia ni isolate ovarian cell line Hi5 chromosome 8, tn1, whole genome shotgun sequence. Protein-coding genes within it:
- the LOC113496580 gene encoding lipase 3-like isoform X5 — its product is MGLGLIVVCVLCVTALCSDGKKTYSIYETAQKIEADGYHSETHHVTTSDGYILEMHRIPYKNSAAEVSQDRPVVFLMHGLMSASVSFVGLGPENSFAYHLVDAGFDVWMGNARGNKNSRHHVTLDPDDVLQQYAFFDFSFEEIGIRDLPAMIDYALEYTKKDQLHYIGHSQGGTVYLVLSSMLPEYNKKIKSTHLLAGVGYMEYFPHQELSQIAALTDMIYGIALQNGVVELYPPNSTEMFPADLLPGRTSYRVADYCAGDVALRHYCELFGVRHLLKNVEEPTIYDQPGAALKQIAHYGQNIRDKIFRRFHYGSLDNLEIYGTNTPPPYDLGLITTHVTMHYSLADELLDERDVLAMVADMPNAIARKVARDSFEHGDYVIALDAKELVTDYIIAAINNDGVPPQTEATPALTPAPTPAPTPAPTAAPITATSPPPTTTTPSVAVVVDETTSEDNVLPTESNEVAPTLPDDITTPATGSAHTFNVITYTYLLLISLYVILK
- the LOC113496580 gene encoding lipase 3-like isoform X4, with translation MQTKLISGSYTSIMNKQDLLREVVVKYIDYFYPVASGTSAVAIDNKIEQAMAQKIEADGYHSETHHVTTSDGYILEMHRIPYKNSAAEVSQDRPVVFLMHGLMSASVSFVGLGPENSFAYHLVDAGFDVWMGNARGNKNSRHHVTLDPDDVLQQYAFFDFSFEEIGIRDLPAMIDYALEYTKKDQLHYIGHSQGGTVYLVLSSMLPEYNKKIKSTHLLAGVGYMEYFPHQELSQIAALTDMIYGIALQNGVVELYPPNSTEMFPADLLPGRTSYRVADYCAGDVALRHYCELFGVRHLLKNVEEPTIYDQPGAALKQIAHYGQNIRDKIFRRFHYGSLDNLEIYGTNTPPPYDLGLITTHVTMHYSLADELLDERDVLAMVADMPNAIARKVARDSFEHGDYVIALDAKELVTDYIIAAINNDGVPPQTEATPALTPAPTPAPTPAPTAAPITATSPPPTTTTPSVAVVVDETTSEDNVLPTESNEVAPTLPDDITTPATGSAHTFNVITYTYLLLISLYVILK
- the LOC113496580 gene encoding lipase 3-like isoform X2; the encoded protein is MVQKLMAELKVLIGKRAPAGGTAPAPTPPGQQQYTRRDLKQNLHRHMSIVLDSASGTSAVAIDNKIEQAMAQKIEADGYHSETHHVTTSDGYILEMHRIPYKNSAAEVSQDRPVVFLMHGLMSASVSFVGLGPENSFAYHLVDAGFDVWMGNARGNKNSRHHVTLDPDDVLQQYAFFDFSFEEIGIRDLPAMIDYALEYTKKDQLHYIGHSQGGTVYLVLSSMLPEYNKKIKSTHLLAGVGYMEYFPHQELSQIAALTDMIYGIALQNGVVELYPPNSTEMFPADLLPGRTSYRVADYCAGDVALRHYCELFGVRHLLKNVEEPTIYDQPGAALKQIAHYGQNIRDKIFRRFHYGSLDNLEIYGTNTPPPYDLGLITTHVTMHYSLADELLDERDVLAMVADMPNAIARKVARDSFEHGDYVIALDAKELVTDYIIAAINNDGVPPQTEATPALTPAPTPAPTPAPTAAPITATSPPPTTTTPSVAVVVDETTSEDNVLPTESNEVAPTLPDDITTPATGSAHTFNVITYTYLLLISLYVILK
- the LOC113496580 gene encoding uncharacterized protein LOC113496580 isoform X1, whose translation is MTPRSDCLDACKSYDVRISWYYSPQISISSLTFGLRPAAGVLCSGDRSRMRRAARARPPAEAAPKPCYATPSRSLHLFACTPYRVLIIALNLFHSSIDRFRRPFVKSLEFFVRRTRTVALVTLVRRMTSVKPARPLETIRTQCPRCGSVGRTKTFMEDGRCATCEALGRRSLSTKLLQVATAQAHMRTCSHAASPPEQVHDSDLASRALAAKRRKSIAGFKLNLLIDSQPKSTTTEQPRSPFARRNTWCSASGTSAVAIDNKIEQAMAQKIEADGYHSETHHVTTSDGYILEMHRIPYKNSAAEVSQDRPVVFLMHGLMSASVSFVGLGPENSFAYHLVDAGFDVWMGNARGNKNSRHHVTLDPDDVLQQYAFFDFSFEEIGIRDLPAMIDYALEYTKKDQLHYIGHSQGGTVYLVLSSMLPEYNKKIKSTHLLAGVGYMEYFPHQELSQIAALTDMIYGIALQNGVVELYPPNSTEMFPADLLPGRTSYRVADYCAGDVALRHYCELFGVRHLLKNVEEPTIYDQPGAALKQIAHYGQNIRDKIFRRFHYGSLDNLEIYGTNTPPPYDLGLITTHVTMHYSLADELLDERDVLAMVADMPNAIARKVARDSFEHGDYVIALDAKELVTDYIIAAINNDGVPPQTEATPALTPAPTPAPTPAPTAAPITATSPPPTTTTPSVAVVVDETTSEDNVLPTESNEVAPTLPDDITTPATGSAHTFNVITYTYLLLISLYVILK
- the LOC113496580 gene encoding lipase 3-like isoform X3, which translates into the protein MSAATPEVRGPPADAASPHVALPRIKPDLGLNDATLFAVYCFIKNFIGASGTSAVAIDNKIEQAMAQKIEADGYHSETHHVTTSDGYILEMHRIPYKNSAAEVSQDRPVVFLMHGLMSASVSFVGLGPENSFAYHLVDAGFDVWMGNARGNKNSRHHVTLDPDDVLQQYAFFDFSFEEIGIRDLPAMIDYALEYTKKDQLHYIGHSQGGTVYLVLSSMLPEYNKKIKSTHLLAGVGYMEYFPHQELSQIAALTDMIYGIALQNGVVELYPPNSTEMFPADLLPGRTSYRVADYCAGDVALRHYCELFGVRHLLKNVEEPTIYDQPGAALKQIAHYGQNIRDKIFRRFHYGSLDNLEIYGTNTPPPYDLGLITTHVTMHYSLADELLDERDVLAMVADMPNAIARKVARDSFEHGDYVIALDAKELVTDYIIAAINNDGVPPQTEATPALTPAPTPAPTPAPTAAPITATSPPPTTTTPSVAVVVDETTSEDNVLPTESNEVAPTLPDDITTPATGSAHTFNVITYTYLLLISLYVILK